The Euphorbia lathyris chromosome 3, ddEupLath1.1, whole genome shotgun sequence genome contains a region encoding:
- the LOC136222276 gene encoding F-box/kelch-repeat protein At5g60570, giving the protein MEEEEEVRSYSIINTRGGVNDGRLRLGSSDSLLPGLIDDVALNCLAWACRSDYASLSCINKRFHKLIGSGDLYGLRKQLGVVEHWVYLVCDPRGWEAFDPVRQKWMALPKIPCDECFNHADKESLAVGSELLVFGRELFEFAIWKYSLIRRGWVKCEGMNRPRCLFGSGSFGSIAVVAGGSDKNGNVLNSAELYDSSTGKWETLPTMHSPRRLCSGFFMDGKFYVIGGMSSPTVSLTCGEEYDFETKKWRTIEGMYPNVNRAAQAPPLVAVVDNQLYAVEYLTNMVKKYDKVKNTWDVLGRLPVRADSSNGWGLAFKACGKELLVVGGQRGPEGEAVVLNSWCPKSGVNNGTLDWKVLGVKEHVGVFVYNCAVMGC; this is encoded by the coding sequence atggaggaagaagaggaagtaAGGAGTTACTCAATAATAAATACAAGGGGAGGAGTAAATGATGGTCGCTTACGATTAGGATCAAGTGATTCTCTCCTCCCTGGTCTTATTGATGATGTTGCATTGAATTGTTTGGCTTGGGCTTGTAGATCTGACTATGCTTCATTGTCATGTATAAACAAGAGATTTCATAAGTTAATTGGAAGTGGAGATTTATATGGCTTAAGGAAGCAATTGGGAGTAGTGGAGCATTGGGTTTATCTAGTTTGTGATCCGAGGGGATGGGAGGCATTTGATCCTGTGAGACAGAAGTGGATGGCTCTTCCCAAGATACCTTGTGACGAGTGTTTCAATCATGCTGATAAAGAGTCACTAGCCGTGGGTAGTGAACTGTTGGTTTTTGGGCGCGAGCTATTTGAGTTTGCTATTTGGAAGTATAGTTTGATTCGTCGGGGTTGGGTCAAGTGCGAAGGGATGAATCGCCCACGTTGTTTGTTCGGATCAGGGAGCTTTGGTTCTATTGCAGTTGTTGCAGGAGGGAGTGATAAGAATGGAAATGTTCTGAATTCAGCAGAGCTGTATGACTCTTCGACAGGCAAATGGGAAACGCTACCTACTATGCATTCACCGCGTAGATTGTGCTCAGGTTTTTTTATGGATGGCAAATTCTATGTGATCGGTGGTATGTCAAGTCCCACTGTTTCATTGACATGTGGGGAGGAGTATGATTTTGAAACAAAGAAATGGAGGACAATAGAGGGGATGTATCCAAATGTTAATAGGGCTGCTCAGGCTCCTCCACTCGTCGCAGTTGTCGATAACCAGCTTTACGCTGTTGAGTATCTAACTAACATGGTGAAAAAGTATGACAAGGTGAAGAACACCTGGGATGTGTTGGGGAGACTTCCTGTGAGGGCTGATTCTTCAAACGGTTGGGGCTTGGCATTCAAGGCCTGTGGAAAGGAACTTCTTGTTGTGGGTGGACAAAGGGGACCAGAAGGCGAAGCTGTCGTGCTGAACTCTTGGTGTCCGAAGTCGGGGGTGAATAATGGAACTTTGGATTGGAAGGTTCTTGGTGTGAAGGAGCATGTTGGTGTGTTTGTTTACAATTGTGCTGTCATGGGTTGTTGA